The nucleotide window TTAAGGGGCCGCATTTGCTCCAAACCACTatactagtgggtcctttgccaTTCCAAGCGatattaaaaaagacaaaatatatGACTTCACCTCCAAAATGTCCTCCTTTTATAAAAGTTGAACCTAGGTATGTATACTCTGTTTTATCTTGGAAAGGAATATAGTAATGTACTTTagaatagttttttttatgaacaaCCTATTATGACTCACATAAGGTTTAATATATGGATAAGATAATTCATTTTAtgttaatttcaaatttttccaTAAAACTCAccttaaaatttgaaatacatgaaaaataaaataaatgtagactttttaatttttaacatcTGGATGTATCAATCTGCATAGGTAAATGGTAATAGTGACGGTTGCGGTGATGGTGttgatttaagaaaaaaaacacttgcGTGTATATTTGGTGTCATAGTCACCAAAGTTTGTGTAACAAGAAACCCTTATGATCTAATATGTATAAAGCTTAAGGCACACTTTTAGTACGCACAATCATTCGCAAAAATTACATgtaccaattatattttaagcccgttgaacaaataaattttagtTTAAAACTTCTCTTACACTCTTTCTTactaaatattttgaaaataagtGTTCactaaatatatgtatatatattagcaAAATGTGCAAGTAGAATAAAAAGGATTGAGGATGAGTGCTGCCATTTCAATTTCCTAATTAATTTATGTTTGGATTGTAGGTAAGTGCACCATCTCTCGCTTTCTTTTTGTCCATATTTGGCACCAAAAGCTTCCTTAGGCTTGCCTCAAGAGACATCATAAGAAACTTTAAAGTTAACTTTTTCTAAATGCATATCCTTTTAAAGGaaagttttcttaaatttatgAAAACATAGGCTGACACATATCCTTTTTCTAAATGCATATTTGgtacttcttcttcatataaatcacagtttgacacatataaaaaaataatttataaaaaacacaaaaagtaaAACTTATGCACACACGCTTGTCACACTTCTATTAGTAAGAATGTAGGGGCTCCTATTTACCTTATGAGGAGGAAAGTATTTTCCTTCCTACAATACTTCAATTTAGAGAAGCTCACACATTTTCTTAAGTGATGTGACACATCTCACACTTATCTCTTAAGTAATTACATAAGAAATATTCATGACTATAATCATATCGTTAAAATCCACATATCTTTTAAggattcttctcttttttaaagCAATCTATGAgtgaatgatttttttttgttgttgcaaaATGATAGAATTTACTAAACTAGGGTgaataatcaaaattcaacGGCTTTTTCGTGACACAAAATATGTCCCTAGAGAAttagtgattttttgtaagaTAATTTTGTTAGTGTATAATAATCTAAATTGCAAATACTAGATTGAGGACCCTAGAGATGTCATGGGCATGGCACAGACAGTATAAAATTATCTGTTTATAGAAACTAAATTGATGATGTGGCTAATTATTATCCACTTTTAGCTTTATcattatccaaaatttattaaattcacatctatcatcattaatcatcaaaataaaagtaaGATTCCCAAACCTTAATTATGCCAATCATGCCATATAATACTGTGGATAAGCATTCAACCAAATAGGCAACTTTccctattttgggtttttttttggtttaaaaatatttttaatttgaataaaattaattcataaaaagaTCAATGTTGTTGGGCACcaaattcattttaaatacAATTGAAACCACCCCCATTTCGTAACCCaaatccaaacccaaaaaacccactctctctctctctctctctctctctctctctctcaatcatTCTCCGCtcctttttagtttttctttacTCTTCTCGTCCAATCACCAtcactcttctctctctctctctctctctctctctctctctgtgcaaacaaattccaattgggttttagagagagaaagtggcAGCAGTGGCAAGAACACTGCCCCTCTCTCTGTGATCGTCTACACGGTGAAGCTCTAGGGTTGGGCTTGCCTTTGTACCTCTTCAGGTGACATCTGTTCTCAATTTTATTGtcgttttcttttgttcagtATTTTGTAAGTTTGATCAAACGGGTTTTGTGGACTTGCATAGTTTTTCGAGTGTAGTAGTTGTATAAGTTGTGTAAAATATTGCTTCAATCATATCTTTGTTCCTTTTTAAGTATTTGGTTTTCCTTGAACTTGTATAGAATTTGGCCAAACTATATCAATTATTGAGctttttggtatttatatGACTATTGTGCTGAACAGTTCAGTCCCAAATAGCAACAAAGAATTAACTATTCTAACTCCGGACTCTGAGAGCTTCAGAGATTAGACTGATATGCATTTccaagattttattttatctgtTTGAATCTTATGAGGCCGTTTGAATGCATAGAAGCATGGGCCTTTGATTCCTGATATATAGCTGTTTAATACTTGTGGGTTTAAGCCAGTTGTGATTATCTGTAGCTGCAAAGTTTCCCACTTATTGAAAATGGACACACACCCTCTAAACAATATGCTGTTAATTCATTTCCTAATTCGTAAGTTTATGTATTTCTATGTCCATATtcctttgatttcttgaattGGACGCTTTTTTGAGTTGTATTCCAAGGtggggttttttatttattgatttccTTTTCATTATATAACGCAGTGGGTTTACTTTGAACTGGATGATGAGTATTGACCAATTGCATCTGTGTGCTCTGTAGTATCTTTAGTAATAATGTATATAAATCTGTGTGTATATCAGATTTTCTAGTACTCTGAGTTGCAGATTGTTTAGTTCTGTTACTTTCGTTATCATCACAGAAGTTAACTCTTGTGCATTGTTAATTTTAAGCAGGACAGGGATGCAATGAATCAGTCTTTCAACTTTTCATCTTCTGGTAATAGTCCAGAATCATATATTGTATTATGTCCAGACTCTATGCAGTTTGATTTCTGACTGACGTGTCTGTTAACTTGTCTTGTAGGCCCAACCGAGATTCCAATGGTGGGTATCCCCAAAGAAGTGGGTAGAGGAGGTTGGGGAATTTTATCTGGATCTGGTGTCCATCACGCCTCAAGTGATGCTACCCTCTTTTCAAGCTCGTTACCTGTTCTTCCACATTCAAAGTGTATGTGTGAGCTATTGCATTAAGATTTTCAATGCCACATTTAGTAGGGAATGACTCATGTATTTTTGCATTCTTGCAGTGAACTTGAATGATACAGAACATGGCTGTCAATCTATTGATGATCTCTCAACTGGCTTAAATAAGCCAGGCCATAATTTGGAGGGCAATGATACACTTGAAGATATTGAAACTCATGCAATTGGAAGCTTGCTTCCTGGTGACGAGGAGGAGCTATTAGCTGGCATAGCAGATGATCTTGACCTCAGTGGGTTGCCTGGTTCCCTGGAAGACTTGGAAGAGTATGATCTCTTTGGTAGTGGAGGTGGCATGGAATTGGAAACTGATCCACAGGAGAGCCTGCGAGTTGGCATGGCAAAAGTAAGTTTATCTGATGGTGCTACTGGGAATGGGATCGCTCATTATGCTCTTCCAAATGGCGTGGGAGCTGTTGCTGGAGAACATCCATATGGAGAGCATCCTTCTAGAACATTATTTGTGCGAAATATCAATAGTAATGTTGAGGATTCAGAACTGAAAGCACTTTTTGAGGTAATTCAAATAAGGCAGAGCTCCTTGTGTTTTATTCCAGTAATACCCATATCCTTTGTTCACTTGTCTGGTATGTCTTTGGTTTCCATAAGTTCTGTGCAAGTTTGTGATATATTACACGTGCTTCCTGAGTAGAACTTGACACTGTTACAATTATCAAGGGTTCTCTTAGATCCTCGCGCACcttttatgaaaataaaagaagtttGTCAAGCGAGGTTAACATTTTACAAAATtgtttcataaaaagaaaCTATACAAACTGTAGTTTGGATTTGTctacaaaaatttgaaaagaatcTATGGGCATATATattagggagactttggaaaaactcaaaggagagagaaattttttaaaagaagtcaaaatggacaaaattgcccttatttatttttggatttcttaatgaatcatttacatttgcatgtctttgatttgaaagtcgagaggtttttctgtcttttttgaaaaaggtttggctttttccaaaagtgaaagtttttttatggctaaaacctaaatttacttatataTTATCTACTGAAATTTAAGGCGATGTCAAATGGTCAAAGatgtattttgcactaaaagtTTCATCTTTAATCTTTTATTATCTCATTTAGGCCTTGCTATATCTACAAGATATGAATGCATAACTACTTATGAAGGTCTGAGAGTCTATcaagatttttgttttattggcTGAGcataaatatttgttttccttctttcaCAGGTTCAATGTTATatcattcatttatttattaatctaTTTTGCAGCAATATGGCGACATTAGAACGCTGTACACTGCATGTAAACATAGGGGCTTTGTGATGATATCTTATTATGATATTCGTGCTGCTCGAACTGCTATGCGCACATTACAAAATAAGCCTCTGCGACGGAGGAAACTTGATATTCACTTCTCAATTCCAAAGGTCAGAACAGTGTTCCAGTTCTTTATTAGTTGTTCATCGACACCCTTTTATATATCTTCCAATTTTTGCATTCCTTTTTTCATGCCACACCAGGATAATCCATCAGAGAAAGATATTAATCAAGGAACCTTGGtagttttcaatttggatCCATCAGTTTCAAATGAAGACCTCCGTCAAATATTTGGGGCTTATGGCGAGGTCAAAGAGGTGATAATTGTATCTTAAGGGAAAACCCCtccatttcttgttttgtgtttaattatttacttattttttaatttagaaGGTGGTTAACATGTATTTTTCTGGTGTACAAAGCAGATAAGGGAAACACCGCACAAGAGACATCATAAATTTATTGAGTATTATGATGTCAGAGCTGCAGAAGCAGCCCTTAAGTCATTAAATAGGAGCGACATAGCTGGTAAACGCATAAAGCTTGAACCCAGTCGCCCTGGTGGAGCTCGTCGAAAGTGCGTATGCAATATAAATACTACGATTtctagagttttttttttttggctacaAGTTATGACCACTAGAGAGATTAGTGGTTAATCTTCTTCTAGTCGGAAGTGAAACTTGTTTATAgacaatttcttttcttaagcACTACAACTAGTTAAATGTTTCACAGAAACATTCTTTGGCAcattaatttgatttgatgtttttattctgttattttaataattaaaattaaataatgatGTTGTTTAACTCTAATTATGCTTTGTGATTATTAAAACTTTGGTGTTGTCTGTTTTCGGTATTGTGCTTGAACCAAGTGTTGGTGTCTGTTATTGATTGTATTGTGCACTGTGTACCTTCTAGCTTGATATTGCAACTGAATCAAGACCTTGAACAAGATGAATCTCGGAGTTATCGACATCCTGTGGGTTCGCCGATAACCAACTCTCCACCAGGTAACTTCTTCTTTGAGATAATTTATATTGCTTTGAACATATAATGCCTTAATCAAGacaacatttttttataatgcaTTTTTCTTACAAAATGAGGTAAATGCAATATTCTTGACAGGTAGCTGGGCACAGTTCAACCCCATTGAACATAGTCCTGTACACAGTATTAGTAAATCTCCTGGTTTCAGGACCCTGAGTCCAACAAATAGCAACCAGTTGCCTGGATTGGCGTCAATTCTGCATCCCCAAATATCAAACAATGTGAAGGTTGCACCTATCGGCAATAACCAAGGAAGGGGGAGTCATGCGGATCATATATTTACCAATACAAACTCATCCCAGGGATCTGCATTTCAACAATCACATTCATTTCCAGAGCCAAATACAAGCCATTTCCATGGCAGTATGCACTCATTTGGTCCCTCAACCTCAAGTGGATCTGGTATGGAAACGTTATCAGGCCCACAATTTCTTTGGGGGAGTCCGACTCCTTACTCAGAACACACCAATTCTTCAGCTTGGCCGCGACAGTCAGTGGGACATCAACTTACATCTAATGGGAAGGGTCATGCCTTTCCATTCTCAGGTCATCGTGGCTCTTTCCTTAGCCCTtcccatcaccatcatcatgtTGGATCCGCCCCATCTGGTGTTCCGTTAGACAGGCACTTCAATTACTTCCCCGAGTCACcagaaacttcatttttgaGTTCCACTGCCTATGGAGGCATGGGTTTGGGCCCCAACGGTGGAAATTTTATGATTAATATGAGTGCTTCTGCTGCTAGGAATGTTGGCGTATCTATACCAGGAAACATGTCTGAAAGTAATTCCTCAAGCTTTAAAATGATGGCCTCACCGAAGCTTAGCCCTGTGTTTTTAGGTAATGGCCCATACACAGGACTGCCACCTACAAGCATAGATGGTTTAATTGAGCGTGGGCGGAGCAGACGAGTTGAGAATAGTGGGAGCCAGATTGATAGCAAGAAACAGTTTCAGCTTGATTTAGATAAGATTATCAGTGGGGACGATACTAGAACAACATTAATGATAAAAAATATTCCAAATAAGTAAGACTGACTTTTATAGTTCTGTCATATATTTATTACAGTTGATGGCCATTATCatgattattttttctgtCCATTAGATACACCTCAAAAATGTTACTTGCTGCAATAGATGAAAATCACAAGGGTACTTTCGATTTTCTCTATCTGCCGATTGATTTTAAGGTAATTTAGGTTTCTTTAAGAGTATGTTTTGacactttcttcttcaataatttattttcttttttgttttccctacAAGTCTTCCTTGATTGATATTCCTCTTATGTGCAGAACAAATGCAATGTGGGCTATGCATTTATCAATATGCTGTCTCCTTCACACATCATCCCATTTTATGAGGTGCTTTCCCTCTTTTCCCCCCTCTTTTTTAGGATTATATGTTAATTCTTTGGGTTATTTCTACATCATTGTCTTCGTTGTATTGTGAGATGTGTTCTGCCAATTTGAGCTTTCTCGTTTTACCCTTACAAAAAATAGTTTTAGGCTTTAGCTTATTAGCGGCTGACATGGTACTGGCATGCTATAAAGGAAATGGGATATGTTATTGATATACACTTATTTCCATTATAATACAGGCATTCAATGGAAAGAAGTGGGAGAAGTTCAATAGTGAAAAAGTTGCCTCCTTGGCTTATGCTCGTATCCAGGGGAAGGCAGCTCTTGTGGCCCACTTTCAAAATTCAAGCCTAATGAATGAAGACAAACGTTGTCGCCCGATTCTCTTTCACTCAGAGGGTTCTGAGGCTGGTGATCAGGTAGTACAATAAACACTACAAGAAAGCCGTTGCTTTTTTAAACTTCTAACTTGCTTTATGGAACTAGCTTAATTGTATGCATTGATGCTTCACACACACAAATGGAATGTTTGATATGATCTTGTGCATTtcttatatatagattatcCAAGAACATCTTCCTTCCAATAATATGAACACCCATGTCGGTCAGCGAAACGAGTCGGACTCTGATTCATCAGGAAGCCTAGAGTGTGGCTCTGATGAGAAACCAGATAAGAGTTAACAGTGTATTTGAAGCAGATGCCCTCGGCCCAATTTGGTGGTGGCCGTGGCTTCTAACCATCATATATATCATCAAGTATATAAACGTAGGGTCGGAGAAGGATGCATGCAGATTGTATTCTAGTTCCTATTGGTAGTATTTTCTAGGGAGTTTTACAAGAAACAGTAGTAGGAATTTGTTTCCTCTGCAGTTAACAGTCTGATATGAGCCAGATAAGGGAACGCATTTAGGCGAATTCAATTCTCTCAGCAGCCAGATGCGTTTGTCACCAGTTGTGCagctttcttatttttgggcTCATTTTTGTTTGCGTGACTTGGGGTGTGGATAACGTAGTCCACAAATATGATGTTGATATGGGTATATGGGTCAATGTGTTTTGAGCGAGGGGTCGGTGATTTAACATTGGGTACAAAATTGTACAGTTGGGGCCAGAATCTTTTCGGCATAATTATTTGTTGGGTTCTTGCAATGGAAAATTCAAATGTGTATTTGAGATGTGACATTGCCCAGATAATGGTTTCCATGTTATACATTTTGAATTCTTCAAACACATTCAAATGTGAATTTGAGGATTGATATCCGAAGAATGAAAAGGTAGACAATTACTCTCATGGTGCAAAAATGAGACAATAGCATCACTCGTTTTAAAATTCCAGCTGAATGCAAAATTCTGTATTCAAGATTGATTGCTTGATTAAAATGATTCATAATGAAGCCAACATAAAATGATTCATAACGTGTCATAGTTTTATctgatgattattattattattttgcttAGAATACCTTGCAGAGAATTTGCATTGCAATGATGCAAATGAATACCATCACAGGAGGGCTTCCAATAAATAAACACCCTGCTTTGATTGAGGGGCTGGAATGATaaaagattatatatatatacatcatAACCTCAGGATTGCATTTATACATAAGATAACCTATCTCGGCCAGTAAATCTAATATGTTGGTCCCGCAGCCCTATTTCATACacatgatatttttatttttactttattttaaaCAAAGTTGgtaaaatacaaagaaaaacagCTGGAGTAACAGAACCTGCACATGAGGAAGGATTTTTTGCTAGGGAAACCATATAAAATGGAAGCTGAGTAAAGCTGTCGTAAATAATATGGTTGACCGAATTTTTAGGCCAAGATAGAAGGTGGTTCAGACAGCCTTGATGATGCCCTAAATATCAAGAGACTCAACAAACAGAGATCCTGATGAAACTTAAGACATTGTGCTCATATCGGCCTGTGACACTGAAACCCTCTGCCTTTCTTTCCTGGTTTTAAGTTCAAGGTCAATGAGGAAGTAACATTTGTCATGCTCTCTAACATACTGAACCTGACCATTCATTCTATTCAGAAGTTTCCTGGACAGATTTAGGCCAAGCCCTTCCTGCGTAGTCCATCGATTTCCTCCCTCGAACATATCTCGGATAAGCGCAGCCGGAAGGCCTTGACCGGGGTGAGTCATTCTACATGCACAAGAAGATAAGGACAAGTAAGGTTTATGTTAAATTTATTAGCTGTGCATAGTCAAAATATGAACCTAAAAATGGTTGAGGTACCTGAACTGTAAACGGATACAATTGTTGCCATCCTGTATTAACTTTAGACCAggtaaaattttaatttcaaccCAGCCATCTGGGGAAGGTGCATGATTCACTACATTGAGCAAGAAATCAGACAAGACCAACTGCAGCCTGATTTGATCCCCATGCAAAGATAGTGATTTAACTTCTTCTGGAATCTCATGAAAAAGCTGCAGATTCTTTTCCCTCAATGAGATCATTGATTGACTAACAATGGCATCCAAAATGTTTCCCAAGACAAATTCTCCCATGTTCAGCTTCACGCTACTGCTATAACCAGGATAAGATGTGAGGCTTATTCTCGCACAATTTCATAAGCACACTAAAAAGACTAATGTCGTTTATGTATTAAGTGCTTTCTTATTGTGTAATTATTTCATAATGatttcaaaaaaacaaagaactaaATATGTTGCGAAAAGATAAGATTAttactatttttataagaaaatacCCCCAAAGATAATGACACCAAGAATTAGGAAAAACATTAGGGCTAAAACCAGTTTATTTGAAAAGTTCTGATTCgggattttatataatttactatGCACATagtgaaagaaaagaaccTATACACtacaaataaatttaaaagagtTAGCTTACGCACATCATGAACCAATTAATAAGAATACTCACCCTTCCTCTATGCTTCTCATATTCATATCCTCGATGATTGTCATGATTTGTCTTTCACATGCATCACTAGTGTCAAGAAATTGCTTCTGATATTCTGAaatagttgtattttgaaGAAGTCTGTGCGTAAACCGAATACCATTTAAAGGATTTTTCATCTCTTGTCGCATGTATGTTAATTCCTTTAGTTTTGAAAAGCCTTCTCTACCCTCTTGTTTGTGTCCTTCCAAGGGCTGCTGCAGGTCAGGCAAAGATATTTGCAAGAAGCAGAAACAACCAATTATATTTCCACCTCCATCAGTCCTCTTGCTTGCTGTTAAGATCACCTCAACAAAGTTCCCCTTTCTATCAAAAAACCCAAGTGGAAACTTCTCAATATCTTGACCACTGATTCCTTGGTAC belongs to Prunus persica cultivar Lovell chromosome G4, Prunus_persica_NCBIv2, whole genome shotgun sequence and includes:
- the LOC18778791 gene encoding protein MEI2-like 5, producing the protein MNQSFNFSSSGPTEIPMVGIPKEVGRGGWGILSGSGVHHASSDATLFSSSLPVLPHSKLNLNDTEHGCQSIDDLSTGLNKPGHNLEGNDTLEDIETHAIGSLLPGDEEELLAGIADDLDLSGLPGSLEDLEEYDLFGSGGGMELETDPQESLRVGMAKVSLSDGATGNGIAHYALPNGVGAVAGEHPYGEHPSRTLFVRNINSNVEDSELKALFEQYGDIRTLYTACKHRGFVMISYYDIRAARTAMRTLQNKPLRRRKLDIHFSIPKDNPSEKDINQGTLVVFNLDPSVSNEDLRQIFGAYGEVKEIRETPHKRHHKFIEYYDVRAAEAALKSLNRSDIAGKRIKLEPSRPGGARRNLILQLNQDLEQDESRSYRHPVGSPITNSPPGSWAQFNPIEHSPVHSISKSPGFRTLSPTNSNQLPGLASILHPQISNNVKVAPIGNNQGRGSHADHIFTNTNSSQGSAFQQSHSFPEPNTSHFHGSMHSFGPSTSSGSGMETLSGPQFLWGSPTPYSEHTNSSAWPRQSVGHQLTSNGKGHAFPFSGHRGSFLSPSHHHHHVGSAPSGVPLDRHFNYFPESPETSFLSSTAYGGMGLGPNGGNFMINMSASAARNVGVSIPGNMSESNSSSFKMMASPKLSPVFLGNGPYTGLPPTSIDGLIERGRSRRVENSGSQIDSKKQFQLDLDKIISGDDTRTTLMIKNIPNKYTSKMLLAAIDENHKGTFDFLYLPIDFKNKCNVGYAFINMLSPSHIIPFYEAFNGKKWEKFNSEKVASLAYARIQGKAALVAHFQNSSLMNEDKRCRPILFHSEGSEAGDQIIQEHLPSNNMNTHVGQRNESDSDSSGSLECGSDEKPDKS